A window from Kovacikia minuta CCNUW1 encodes these proteins:
- a CDS encoding HupE/UreJ family protein — protein MNTFKVSRWVRSNNLLHQVGLLVVPVFALLFVTTPALAHHAMGGRMPSSFFEGFISGIAHPLIGPDHFAFIVAIGLLAVARRQGILIPVAFVLAAMVGTGLHLLQLSIPGVELFVSGSILVFGILLAMKESLGTGWVIGLSAVAGLFHGYAYGESIFGAEMTPLFAYLAGFTVIQLVVSLGAFWVGKAIVFSQGSESQPKSDRLRSAGLVICGVGLAFFVSQVVNILFPVPHA, from the coding sequence ACAATCTCCTGCATCAAGTGGGATTGCTGGTTGTTCCAGTCTTTGCTTTATTATTCGTAACCACTCCCGCGCTGGCTCACCACGCAATGGGTGGCAGGATGCCATCTAGTTTTTTCGAAGGGTTCATTTCTGGAATCGCTCATCCATTGATTGGGCCTGATCACTTTGCGTTTATTGTGGCGATCGGTCTGCTGGCTGTTGCAAGAAGGCAGGGAATTCTGATTCCAGTTGCGTTTGTGCTGGCTGCTATGGTGGGGACTGGGTTGCACCTGCTACAGCTGAGTATCCCAGGGGTTGAGTTGTTTGTTTCTGGCTCAATTTTGGTATTTGGGATTTTGCTTGCCATGAAGGAGAGCCTGGGGACAGGTTGGGTTATAGGATTATCAGCAGTTGCGGGTTTGTTTCATGGTTATGCCTATGGCGAATCGATCTTTGGTGCCGAAATGACTCCCCTGTTCGCTTATTTGGCGGGCTTTACCGTGATCCAACTGGTTGTATCGCTGGGTGCATTTTGGGTGGGCAAAGCTATTGTTTTTAGCCAGGGAAGTGAAAGTCAGCCAAAGTCGGATAGATTACGTTCCGCAGGTCTGGTTATTTGCGGGGTTGGGCTTGCTTTTTTTGTTTCTCAAGTTG